The following are encoded in a window of Calditerrivibrio sp. genomic DNA:
- the groL gene encoding chaperonin GroEL (60 kDa chaperone family; promotes refolding of misfolded polypeptides especially under stressful conditions; forms two stacked rings of heptamers to form a barrel-shaped 14mer; ends can be capped by GroES; misfolded proteins enter the barrel where they are refolded when GroES binds): MAKAITFSEEARQAILRGVDKLANAVKVTLGPKGRNVVIEKKFGSPLVTKDGVTVAKEIELKDALENLGAQMVKEVASKTSDVAGDGTTTATVLAQAIYREGIKNVVAGSNPMDLKRGIDKAVEAVVAELKKMSKPIQGKKEIAQVGSISANNDIEIGNIIADAMEKVGKDGVITIEENKSTDTVLEVVEGMQFDRGYLSPYFVTDPENMEAVLENPYLLICDKKISNMKELLPILEQLAKQNAPFLIIAEDIEGEALATLVVNKLRGTLNCCAVKAPGFGDRRKEMLKDIAILTGGQVISEELGLKLENAKLSDLGRAKKIVVEKENTTIVEGAGKTEDIQARVNVIKKQIEETTSDYDREKLQERLAKLVGGVAVIKVGAATETEMKEKKARVEDALHATKAAVEEGIVPGGGVALLRASRAIANLKDLNHDQKVGADIVRRALEYPVRQIAENAGFEGSIVVNKILDAEKDTFGFDAAAEIYTDMIEAGIIDPTKVARSALQNAASVAGLMLTTEAMITEIPEKKETPMPNPGMGMDM; the protein is encoded by the coding sequence ATGGCAAAAGCAATTACATTTAGTGAAGAAGCAAGACAGGCAATATTAAGAGGTGTTGATAAATTAGCTAATGCTGTTAAGGTCACATTAGGACCAAAGGGAAGAAATGTTGTTATAGAAAAGAAATTTGGTTCACCTCTTGTAACAAAGGATGGTGTAACAGTTGCAAAGGAGATCGAGCTTAAGGACGCCCTTGAGAATCTTGGTGCTCAGATGGTTAAAGAGGTGGCTTCTAAAACAAGTGATGTAGCTGGTGATGGTACTACTACAGCTACCGTTTTGGCTCAGGCTATATATAGAGAGGGTATTAAAAACGTAGTGGCCGGTTCAAACCCAATGGATCTTAAAAGAGGTATAGATAAAGCTGTAGAAGCAGTAGTTGCTGAGCTTAAGAAGATGTCTAAGCCTATTCAGGGGAAAAAGGAGATAGCTCAGGTGGGTTCTATCTCTGCTAACAATGATATTGAGATCGGTAATATTATTGCGGATGCAATGGAAAAGGTTGGTAAGGATGGTGTTATCACAATTGAGGAGAACAAATCCACCGATACTGTATTGGAAGTTGTAGAAGGTATGCAGTTTGATAGGGGTTATCTATCTCCATATTTTGTAACAGATCCAGAGAATATGGAGGCTGTCCTTGAGAATCCATATCTGCTTATCTGTGATAAGAAGATCTCCAATATGAAGGAGCTACTTCCTATCCTTGAACAACTTGCAAAACAGAATGCTCCATTCTTGATAATAGCTGAAGATATTGAGGGTGAAGCCCTTGCTACGCTTGTGGTGAACAAACTAAGGGGTACACTAAATTGCTGTGCTGTTAAAGCGCCAGGTTTTGGTGATAGAAGAAAAGAGATGTTAAAGGATATTGCTATCCTTACTGGTGGTCAGGTGATCAGTGAAGAGCTTGGGCTCAAGCTTGAAAATGCTAAACTTAGCGATCTTGGTAGAGCTAAGAAGATAGTAGTAGAGAAAGAAAATACTACGATAGTAGAAGGTGCTGGTAAGACAGAAGATATTCAGGCAAGGGTCAACGTAATCAAAAAGCAGATCGAAGAGACCACTTCTGACTATGATAGAGAAAAGCTTCAGGAAAGACTTGCTAAGCTTGTGGGTGGTGTAGCAGTGATCAAAGTGGGTGCTGCTACAGAGACCGAGATGAAGGAAAAGAAAGCCAGAGTAGAAGATGCTCTCCATGCTACAAAGGCTGCTGTGGAAGAAGGTATTGTACCTGGTGGTGGTGTGGCTCTGCTTAGAGCTTCAAGGGCTATTGCAAACCTTAAAGATCTGAACCATGATCAGAAGGTGGGCGCTGATATCGTGAGAAGAGCTCTTGAATATCCAGTAAGACAGATTGCTGAAAATGCTGGGTTTGAGGGTTCTATAGTGGTGAACAAGATTCTTGATGCTGAGAAGGACACCTTCGGATTTGATGCTGCTGCTGAGATCTATACGGACATGATCGAAGCTGGTATTATAGATCCTACTAAGGTTGCAAGATCAGCGCTTCAAAATGCTGCTTCTGTAGCTGGCTTGATGCTTACTACTGAAGCTATGATCACAGAGATTCCAGAGAAGAAAGAGACTCCAATGCCAAATCCTGGCATGGGTATGGATATGTAA
- a CDS encoding penicillin-binding protein activator LpoB yields the protein MKKIFILFIFLIIFGCAGNINKVNVSDTFKIDGSATIAILNFKTVGVPSSLGEKTAEKFSVDVIKTNKFKLLDRSNTKKIFEELGYQTNLDMIGSLDEKTKIRLKQLGAQYLMSGAIFAFEEKKRYEDNFILYSKVHITAKIVNIETAEVVWASEMMRDSKAINAEERKPKSMLKVEIQATSAEKLLDEIVSDMIDSIIKKLNKK from the coding sequence GTGAAAAAAATTTTTATACTTTTTATCTTTTTAATCATTTTTGGTTGTGCCGGTAATATTAACAAGGTAAATGTATCAGATACGTTTAAAATAGATGGTTCTGCAACCATTGCCATATTAAATTTTAAAACAGTAGGGGTGCCAAGCTCTTTAGGGGAAAAAACTGCTGAGAAGTTTTCTGTCGATGTAATTAAGACAAACAAGTTCAAGCTCTTAGATAGAAGTAACACCAAAAAGATATTCGAAGAGTTGGGCTACCAAACTAATCTCGATATGATAGGTAGCTTGGATGAAAAGACAAAAATCAGACTAAAACAGTTAGGCGCCCAATACCTTATGTCTGGGGCAATCTTTGCGTTTGAGGAAAAGAAACGGTACGAAGACAATTTTATCCTATACTCCAAAGTCCACATCACAGCAAAAATCGTTAATATAGAAACGGCAGAAGTTGTATGGGCATCCGAGATGATGAGGGACTCCAAAGCGATAAACGCCGAAGAAAGAAAGCCAAAGAGTATGTTAAAGGTAGAGATACAGGCGACTTCAGCAGAAAAGCTCCTTGATGAAATAGTTTCCGATATGATAGACAGTATTATTAAGAAACTCAATAAAAAATAA
- a CDS encoding PilZ domain-containing protein: MERRKYKRYSGIPIRVLLKNEKDGQFHNVDLINISLGGILIRTNDRFMHIYDQYVLKIEIPVDTVHPLKNHDKDVIFARGIVWRIEADRENYKEDVAINFFYVALRFTQIDEHDRIVISEYLSNFEENVPYE, translated from the coding sequence ATGGAGAGACGAAAATATAAACGTTATTCGGGAATACCGATTCGTGTTTTATTGAAAAATGAAAAAGATGGCCAGTTCCACAATGTTGATTTAATCAATATAAGTTTGGGAGGTATTTTGATTAGAACAAATGATAGGTTTATGCACATTTATGATCAGTATGTGCTGAAGATTGAGATCCCTGTCGATACTGTTCATCCTCTAAAAAACCATGATAAGGATGTTATTTTTGCAAGGGGTATTGTGTGGAGGATTGAGGCTGATAGGGAAAACTATAAAGAGGATGTGGCGATAAACTTTTTCTATGTGGCTTTGAGGTTCACGCAGATCGATGAGCATGACAGGATAGTTATTTCGGAATATCTCAGCAATTTTGAAGAGAATGTCCCTTATGAATAG
- a CDS encoding 3-deoxy-7-phosphoheptulonate synthase produces the protein MIKTTNLNVKELIPIVAPHYLKQIFPLSEDDAIFVTNSREQVKNIMFGEDKRLMAVVGPCSIHDPIAAVDYASRLAKLSERIKDKIFIVMRVYFEKPRTTVGWKGLINDPDMDGSHLISKGLGIARKLLYDLTKMKLPIACEMLDTITPQYLSDMITWGAIGARTTESQPHREMASGLSFPVGFKNGTDGNLKIAVDAMLTALRPHSFLGINAEGRTSIVKTTGNRYVHIVLRGGADRPNYYPEDVEEAVQLLQKHNLPTNIMIDVSHGNSMKDHRNQPKVFKEVLQQIKDGNRYIKAVMIESNIYEGNQSIPEDKSQLKYGVSVTDKCIDWQTTETILTEAYEIL, from the coding sequence ATGATCAAAACAACCAATTTAAATGTTAAAGAACTGATACCTATAGTGGCACCCCATTACCTAAAACAGATCTTCCCTTTGAGTGAAGATGACGCTATTTTTGTCACAAACAGCCGGGAACAGGTCAAAAATATCATGTTTGGTGAAGATAAAAGGCTTATGGCTGTCGTTGGACCTTGTTCAATACATGACCCAATTGCAGCTGTTGATTACGCCAGCAGATTGGCAAAACTTTCTGAGAGGATTAAGGATAAGATATTCATAGTTATGCGTGTCTATTTTGAAAAACCGAGAACCACAGTAGGGTGGAAAGGGCTTATAAATGACCCCGACATGGATGGTAGTCATCTTATATCAAAAGGGTTGGGTATCGCCCGCAAGCTTTTATACGATTTAACAAAGATGAAACTTCCTATAGCCTGTGAAATGCTCGACACCATAACACCCCAGTACCTTTCAGATATGATCACCTGGGGAGCAATAGGTGCAAGGACCACCGAATCCCAGCCCCATAGGGAAATGGCAAGTGGATTATCCTTCCCAGTTGGTTTTAAAAACGGCACAGACGGCAATCTCAAGATAGCGGTCGATGCCATGCTCACAGCTCTACGACCCCATAGCTTTTTAGGGATAAATGCTGAGGGTAGGACCTCAATAGTAAAGACAACTGGAAACAGATATGTCCATATAGTGTTAAGGGGTGGAGCCGACAGACCAAACTATTATCCAGAAGATGTGGAAGAAGCGGTTCAACTATTGCAAAAACACAACCTACCCACCAATATCATGATAGACGTAAGCCATGGAAACTCCATGAAAGACCACAGAAATCAGCCAAAAGTGTTTAAAGAAGTACTACAACAGATAAAAGATGGTAACAGATATATCAAAGCCGTTATGATAGAAAGCAACATCTACGAAGGGAATCAAAGCATACCTGAGGATAAGAGCCAACTCAAATATGGGGTATCTGTTACAGACAAATGTATCGATTGGCAAACAACCGAAACAATCTTAACAGAGGCCTATGAAATACTTTAG
- a CDS encoding RNA-binding transcriptional accessory protein produces the protein MIDILSKEFGIKATYLENLIHLTENGATVPFIARYRKEQTGGMTETTIREILDRYNYLKNLNKRKKEIYEAVVEKGKMTLELEKLISSATTLKELEDIYAPYKSKKKTKADLAIERGFSPVADAIKNYNDIDQITAVALKHLNEQFPMPEAVISDALEIVINEIGHDLEIKNRARQIIWESSFITSEKRKEIEGRTNYEDYYSFKQEIAKIPPHRVLAIFRGEKEKIIRVKLENRDEEIITAIAALCHSKGIAQNPFISKAIKNAYKRMILPSLEIEIMDELWEKAEQKAIEVFQKNLKALLMTPPVKGISILGIDPAFRTGCKFAVVDPSGKLLDYGVIYPTEPQNDYEKSKKTLLSMITKHSIKAIAIGNGTASRETEDFVSKMIKEEQLDIKYTIVNEAGASVYSASDVGIKEFPDLDVTIRGAISIARRVIDPLAELIKIDPKSIGVGMYQHDVNQKKLQDKLNDVVIDVVNSVGVDLNTASPSLLKYVSGLNAGLAEKIVQYRDKNGRFRSRHDLKKVPGIGDTVFDLAAGFLKIYDGDEPLDKMFIHPEQYENVYKLLHFLNLTIDNARMIRLALKSKNLHDISKRFGIGEMTLKDIIQHLEKPDLDIRDSVEPVIFKQGILKIEDLKEGMIVEGKITNIVDFGVFIDIGLKESGFIHISELADKFIKHPSHIVKVGEKIQAKIKQIDNERKRIALTRKGLGIV, from the coding sequence ATGATAGATATATTGTCAAAAGAGTTCGGAATAAAAGCTACATACCTTGAAAATCTAATCCATCTCACTGAAAATGGTGCCACAGTCCCATTTATAGCACGATACAGAAAAGAGCAGACCGGTGGTATGACAGAAACCACTATCAGAGAAATATTAGACAGATACAACTACCTGAAAAATCTCAATAAAAGAAAAAAAGAGATCTATGAAGCAGTAGTTGAAAAAGGTAAGATGACACTAGAGTTAGAAAAGCTGATCTCTTCGGCAACAACGTTAAAAGAGCTTGAAGACATCTATGCTCCTTACAAATCCAAAAAGAAGACCAAAGCAGATCTGGCAATAGAAAGGGGATTTTCTCCTGTAGCAGATGCTATCAAAAACTATAATGATATAGATCAAATAACAGCAGTAGCATTAAAACATCTAAATGAACAATTCCCCATGCCAGAAGCTGTGATCTCTGACGCCCTGGAGATTGTTATAAATGAAATTGGACACGATCTGGAGATTAAAAATAGAGCAAGGCAGATCATCTGGGAAAGCTCATTTATAACCTCAGAAAAACGCAAAGAGATCGAAGGTAGAACAAACTACGAAGATTACTACAGCTTTAAGCAGGAGATAGCAAAAATCCCACCCCATAGAGTCTTAGCTATTTTTAGAGGAGAAAAGGAAAAGATAATTAGAGTTAAACTGGAAAATAGAGATGAAGAAATCATCACTGCTATAGCAGCCCTGTGTCATAGCAAAGGTATAGCCCAAAACCCATTTATATCAAAAGCGATCAAAAACGCATATAAAAGGATGATACTGCCTTCTTTAGAGATCGAGATAATGGATGAACTATGGGAAAAAGCCGAGCAAAAAGCTATAGAAGTATTCCAAAAAAATCTCAAGGCTCTACTTATGACTCCACCAGTAAAAGGGATTTCTATATTGGGCATAGATCCAGCATTTCGAACCGGATGCAAATTTGCAGTTGTAGATCCATCAGGTAAACTTCTCGATTACGGGGTCATTTACCCCACAGAGCCCCAAAACGATTATGAAAAAAGTAAAAAAACCCTTTTAAGCATGATCACTAAACATTCCATAAAAGCCATAGCAATAGGTAATGGTACAGCAAGTAGAGAAACCGAAGATTTTGTCTCAAAAATGATAAAAGAAGAACAATTGGATATTAAGTACACCATAGTAAATGAAGCTGGTGCCAGTGTCTATTCTGCAAGCGATGTAGGTATAAAAGAATTCCCCGACCTTGACGTAACAATTCGGGGTGCTATCTCAATAGCCAGAAGGGTCATCGACCCCCTCGCAGAACTCATCAAAATAGATCCAAAGTCCATCGGTGTGGGAATGTACCAACATGATGTCAACCAAAAGAAACTACAGGATAAGCTCAACGATGTCGTTATAGACGTGGTAAACAGTGTGGGCGTTGATCTTAACACCGCCAGCCCAAGCTTATTAAAGTATGTTTCAGGACTAAATGCCGGCTTAGCTGAAAAAATAGTCCAATATAGAGATAAAAATGGCAGATTTAGGTCCAGACATGATCTAAAAAAGGTTCCGGGGATTGGTGATACAGTTTTTGATCTGGCGGCAGGCTTTCTGAAAATATATGATGGTGACGAACCCCTTGATAAAATGTTTATCCACCCAGAACAATATGAAAATGTTTATAAACTACTCCACTTTTTAAATCTCACAATCGATAATGCGAGAATGATCCGATTGGCCCTGAAATCTAAAAATTTACACGATATATCCAAGAGATTCGGCATAGGTGAAATGACATTAAAGGATATCATTCAACATTTAGAAAAACCGGATCTTGACATCAGGGATTCTGTGGAACCGGTAATTTTTAAACAGGGGATATTAAAAATAGAAGACCTAAAAGAAGGTATGATCGTAGAAGGTAAAATTACAAATATTGTTGACTTTGGTGTCTTTATAGATATAGGGCTAAAAGAATCTGGTTTCATTCATATATCGGAGCTTGCTGATAAATTCATAAAACACCCTTCCCATATAGTAAAGGTAGGTGAAAAGATACAAGCAAAAATAAAACAGATTGATAACGAAAGAAAAAGAATTGCACTAACAAGAAAAGGTTTAGGTATAGTTTGA
- a CDS encoding agmatine deiminase family protein, with amino-acid sequence MTRYFPPEWYRQSCVQITWPHKDTDWGDYLDEAEKCFLNIANEVTKREKLIIVGHDIDRIKKLTFDLPSDKVIYFDAINNDTWARDHGGITVFENRMPKILNYRFNGWGQKFPSNYDNQITRLMYEKGIFADLVKIEHHHDLVLEGGSIETDGEGSLLTTTRCLLSLNRNEHLSQKEIEQRLKRDLGIDVVHWLTHGFLEGDDTDSHIDTLARFCNGNTICYVKCYSHDDIHYEELTKMEDELKSIRRPNGGEYNLVPIPLPDPIYYNGERLPATYANFLIINDAVLVPIYGCQQDGEAIDILKSVFTDREIVPVDCSVLIRQHGSLHCVTMQYPVGVIDE; translated from the coding sequence ATGACAAGATATTTTCCACCTGAATGGTACAGACAATCATGTGTGCAGATAACCTGGCCCCATAAAGATACTGACTGGGGAGACTATTTAGATGAAGCTGAGAAATGCTTTTTAAATATTGCAAATGAGGTAACTAAACGGGAAAAATTGATTATAGTAGGTCATGATATTGATAGGATAAAAAAGCTTACCTTTGATCTACCATCAGATAAGGTGATTTATTTTGATGCAATAAATAATGATACCTGGGCAAGGGATCATGGGGGTATTACAGTTTTTGAAAATAGAATGCCTAAGATTCTAAACTATAGGTTTAATGGATGGGGACAGAAATTTCCGTCCAACTATGATAACCAGATAACGAGATTGATGTATGAAAAAGGGATCTTTGCTGATTTAGTAAAGATAGAGCACCATCATGACCTTGTACTCGAGGGGGGTAGTATCGAAACAGATGGGGAAGGTTCTTTGCTTACGACTACCCGGTGTTTGCTTTCTCTAAATAGGAATGAACATCTATCGCAGAAGGAGATAGAACAGCGATTAAAAAGGGATTTAGGAATCGATGTGGTACATTGGCTTACCCATGGTTTTTTAGAAGGGGATGATACCGATAGCCATATAGATACCCTTGCAAGATTTTGTAATGGGAATACTATATGCTATGTTAAGTGTTACTCACATGATGATATTCATTATGAGGAATTGACGAAGATGGAAGATGAATTAAAAAGTATAAGAAGACCAAACGGAGGAGAGTATAATCTGGTACCTATCCCTCTACCTGATCCCATATATTACAATGGTGAGCGTTTACCAGCGACTTACGCTAATTTTCTCATTATAAATGATGCCGTTCTTGTTCCAATTTATGGGTGTCAGCAGGATGGAGAGGCTATTGATATACTAAAAAGTGTTTTTACAGATAGGGAGATAGTACCTGTGGATTGTTCAGTTTTAATAAGACAGCATGGTTCTTTACACTGTGTAACTATGCAATATCCTGTGGGGGTAATTGATGAGTAG
- a CDS encoding carbon-nitrogen hydrolase, producing the protein MSRILRIGLIQQSNTFDVNENIEKLTENIKYLAGKGANLIVLQELHNSLYFCQREAVEYFDLAEQIPGKSTVHFSRLASELGIVLVTSLFEKRMAGMYHNTSVVFDRDGSIAGIYRKMHIPDDPGFYEKFYFTPGDLGFKPIETSLGKLGVLICWDQWYPEAARLMALAGAEILIYPTAIGWDPEDNVEEKERQLNAWVISQRAHAVANGLFVVSVNRVGYEKDPFDNLGKGIQFWGNSFVAGPQGEILCCAGNQNEENVYIDIPLARVEKVRRIWPFFRDRRIDAYGDLIKRCID; encoded by the coding sequence ATGAGTAGAATATTAAGGATAGGCTTGATTCAGCAGTCTAATACTTTTGATGTGAATGAGAACATAGAAAAACTTACTGAAAATATAAAGTATCTTGCTGGGAAGGGTGCTAATCTAATCGTTCTCCAGGAGCTACACAACTCTCTGTATTTTTGTCAGAGGGAAGCTGTGGAGTACTTTGATCTGGCTGAGCAGATACCGGGTAAATCCACGGTGCATTTTTCCAGGCTTGCTTCGGAGCTTGGTATTGTGTTGGTGACATCTCTTTTCGAGAAGAGGATGGCTGGAATGTATCATAACACATCTGTGGTTTTTGATAGAGATGGAAGTATTGCGGGGATATATAGAAAAATGCATATACCTGATGATCCAGGTTTTTATGAAAAGTTTTATTTTACACCGGGTGATTTAGGGTTTAAACCCATAGAGACATCTCTGGGGAAGTTGGGGGTGTTGATCTGTTGGGACCAATGGTACCCCGAAGCTGCAAGACTTATGGCCCTTGCAGGGGCAGAGATATTGATATATCCCACTGCAATAGGCTGGGACCCGGAGGATAATGTTGAGGAAAAGGAGAGACAACTGAATGCATGGGTAATTTCCCAGAGGGCCCATGCCGTTGCCAATGGATTGTTTGTTGTTTCTGTCAATAGGGTGGGTTACGAAAAGGATCCCTTCGATAATTTGGGTAAAGGTATACAGTTTTGGGGCAATAGTTTTGTAGCCGGACCACAAGGGGAGATTCTTTGCTGTGCCGGCAATCAGAATGAAGAAAATGTTTATATAGATATCCCCTTGGCAAGGGTAGAAAAGGTCAGGAGAATATGGCCATTCTTTAGGGATCGTAGAATAGATGCTTATGGTGATTTAATCAAAAGATGTATTGATTGA
- a CDS encoding ATPase, T2SS/T4P/T4SS family — translation MKRLGEILIERKILTKEDLDQLLAKQQITKEKLGDLVVKMGYLTSDQLLSIIAEQYGLQYLNIKEIVIPQSVQKEFNFDVLKNYRIVPLKIEDKKAYVGINNVNILKDLDEISFNLGKTVIPVLLSETTVDRMLDDLEKLPYGTKDYHFKSLELMMQGGKDFDNLIMTIINFDNKIERIFFKENSSPFIKKYNYVEKIPYEKFTKNHILNIIKEVCDESDRKTLVANGFVSVKRLIDSKRFTVNFYKEKSSFFILVINHSSVITDISSFNLSKDIYKNLIEPVKGIIFLIAPFGHGKSTMLNAIIDYFNSTRNINMLYVVDRVYESIRNHKSNIIQIEKENIKGRKDFNDLLNDFDPNILFFDNLDSAETLNYIYKFVEAGRPAYVSVESNSIPSTLESILYTEREQAYKYHLNRLADNINLFVNFRLIPGKKSQNKYFIYEYCTNNFKLKKIIRDNSFNIINTQMRGTGEYQPFEVQMADLFLKNLISYDVAESYALDVELFKRLAKISG, via the coding sequence ATGAAAAGACTAGGTGAGATATTAATAGAACGAAAGATTTTAACCAAAGAGGATCTGGATCAGCTCCTGGCCAAACAGCAAATAACAAAGGAGAAGCTGGGTGATCTTGTTGTAAAAATGGGTTATCTTACCTCAGATCAGCTTTTAAGTATAATAGCAGAACAATATGGCCTTCAATACCTCAATATAAAGGAGATCGTGATACCCCAGTCTGTCCAAAAGGAATTTAACTTTGATGTTCTAAAAAACTACAGGATTGTTCCCCTCAAAATAGAGGATAAGAAAGCTTACGTGGGTATAAACAATGTGAATATCTTAAAAGATCTGGATGAAATATCGTTTAATTTGGGGAAAACGGTTATACCAGTATTACTTTCTGAGACTACCGTGGATCGTATGCTGGATGATCTGGAAAAATTACCCTATGGGACAAAGGATTATCATTTTAAATCGTTGGAATTGATGATGCAGGGGGGAAAAGATTTTGATAATCTTATTATGACTATTATTAATTTTGATAACAAAATAGAACGGATATTTTTTAAAGAGAACTCTTCACCTTTTATCAAAAAGTACAACTATGTGGAAAAGATACCTTATGAGAAATTTACAAAAAACCATATCCTTAACATTATAAAAGAGGTTTGTGATGAATCGGATAGAAAAACACTTGTTGCCAATGGGTTTGTTAGCGTAAAAAGGCTAATAGATTCCAAAAGATTTACGGTGAACTTTTATAAGGAGAAAAGCTCTTTTTTTATCCTCGTCATAAACCATTCATCTGTTATAACAGATATCTCCAGTTTTAATCTCTCTAAGGACATATACAAAAATCTCATTGAGCCAGTAAAAGGGATAATCTTTCTCATTGCACCTTTCGGTCATGGTAAATCGACAATGTTGAATGCGATAATAGATTATTTTAATTCCACCAGAAATATTAATATGCTTTATGTTGTGGATAGGGTTTATGAGTCTATCAGAAATCATAAGTCTAACATAATACAGATTGAAAAAGAAAATATAAAGGGTAGAAAGGACTTCAACGACCTTTTGAACGATTTTGATCCAAATATCCTCTTTTTTGACAATTTGGATTCAGCGGAGACTCTAAATTATATATACAAATTTGTTGAGGCAGGAAGACCAGCCTATGTCTCAGTGGAGTCAAACAGTATCCCTTCAACATTAGAAAGTATATTGTATACAGAACGGGAACAGGCTTATAAATACCACCTTAATAGGCTTGCAGACAATATAAATCTATTTGTGAATTTTAGGCTTATACCGGGCAAGAAAAGTCAGAACAAGTACTTTATCTATGAGTATTGTACTAACAACTTCAAATTGAAAAAAATCATACGGGATAATTCTTTTAATATCATAAATACCCAGATGAGGGGTACTGGTGAGTATCAGCCCTTTGAGGTGCAGATGGCTGATCTGTTTTTAAAAAATCTTATATCTTATGATGTGGCTGAAAGCTATGCCCTTGATGTAGAGTTGTTTAAGAGATTAGCTAAGATTAGTGGTTAG